TCAACGCGACGAGCAGGCCGAAGAGCCAGCCGGCATGGAAGCGCCACGTCGCGGCGTCGACGACGCCGACATCCTCGCGGAACAGGAACCGCGCGCGCTCGCCGCTCAACGCGATCACGTGCGCAGCAGGTCGTTGATCGCCGTCTTCTCGCGCGTACGGGCGTCGACCGTCTTCACGATGACGGCGCAGTAGAGCGAGGGACCCGGCGTCCCATCGGGCAGCGGCTTGCCCGGCATGTTGCCCGAGACGACGACGGAGTAGGGCGGCACGTAGCCGACGTGCACCTGGCCCGTCGTGCGGTCGATGATCTTGGTCGAGGCGGAGATGAACGTGCCCATCGCCAGCACGGCACCGCGGCCGACGACGACGCCCTCGACGACCTCCGAGCGGGCGCCGATGAAGCAGTCGTCCTCGATGATCGTGGGATTGGCCTGCAGAGGCTCGAGCACGCCGCCGATGCCGACGCCGCCCGAGAGATGGACGTTCTTGCCGATCTGCGCGCAGGAGCCGACGGTCACCCAGGTGTCGACCATCGTGCCGGAATCGACATAGGCGCCGAGGTTCACGAAAGACGGCATCAGCACGACGTTCGGCGCGATGTAGGCGGACCGCCGCACGACGCAGCCCGGCACCGAGCGGAAGCCCGCCGCCTTATGCTCGGCCGGGCCCCAGCCCTCGAACTTCGACGGCACCTTGTCCCACCATGTGGCGCCGCCGGGGCCGCCGGGGATGGCGGTCATGTCGTTGAGCCGGAAGGACAGGAGCACCGCCTTCTTCAGCCATTGATTGACGTGCCAGGCCCCGGGCCCCTCGCCGTCGCGCGGCTCGGCGACGCGCAGCTCGCCCTTGTCCAGGCGGCTCAGCGCCTCGACGACAGCGTCGCGGACCTCGCCCGTGGTCTCGGCGGTGATGGTGGCGCGGGCTTCGAAGGCCGCCTCGATGGTGGCGGCGAGGGTCTCGGTCGTGGCTGGCATGTGCGGTCCTGCGGCGTGGCGACGGGTTTCGTCGCTGCACGCGCGGGTGTCAATGGCGCGTCGGAGCCGGCGTTATGCCGCGCGGAGCGCCGCGATCTGATGCAGCGTCTTTCGCCGTAGGTCGTGCAGGCGCGCCAGCT
This Beijerinckiaceae bacterium RH AL1 DNA region includes the following protein-coding sequences:
- the dapD gene encoding 2,3,4,5-tetrahydropyridine-2-carboxylate N-succinyltransferase (ID:RHAL1_04171;~source:Prodigal:2.6), with the protein product MPATTETLAATIEAAFEARATITAETTGEVRDAVVEALSRLDKGELRVAEPRDGEGPGAWHVNQWLKKAVLLSFRLNDMTAIPGGPGGATWWDKVPSKFEGWGPAEHKAAGFRSVPGCVVRRSAYIAPNVVLMPSFVNLGAYVDSGTMVDTWVTVGSCAQIGKNVHLSGGVGIGGVLEPLQANPTIIEDDCFIGARSEVVEGVVVGRGAVLAMGTFISASTKIIDRTTGQVHVGYVPPYSVVVSGNMPGKPLPDGTPGPSLYCAVIVKTVDARTREKTAINDLLRT